CAGAACTAAGCCAATTAATTTGTATTACAATTGTTCATTTGAATGGTTCAGAATTTCAGATGGAGGTGAAACAcactttctttcaaaatttaatttaacattTATCATTATAAggaatataaaattaaatgatgtTACCAATGTACAAAAAAATAAGCTGCAAACtgcatatatatttaacatttgaCAATAACTTCGATATCACAAAAAAGACTTACCTGTAACTTGATTTTCAAAGTCCAataaaaagtttcttttttacttcctaaatttactttattttatacaaaGCAAAAATCCAAAACATAAATCATACCAGCGTTCTTTCATGGGTTTTACCCATTATTGCCACAAATGAAGGATCACCATCACCAACATCATCActttcatcataatcatcatcatcatcatcatcatcatcaccattaCCAGCATCATCAAAATGTTCAATAACATCACCACCACAGTCATCACCATTACCATCATCACCAGATTGATGTTCTTTTGGGGGCACAACATGTTCTGTTGGGGGCACAACAGGTTCTTTTTGGGGCATAATTTTTTCACAACCATTTGGACTATAAACCAACATTTTGAAAGTGGATCTATTAGCATACCAAATTACAAGAAAATCTCCAAATCCCAAATGTTTATCTTGAACCACATTGCTCCATCCATCTGTAAAACAGTAATTTTCACCAATCTTTTCTATCTTTAACCTCCAGAAATGACACCCATTTGCACACTGAAATACTATTGGGCCTTTTggcattttgttttttaagtgcATGCAAACAAAATCAGATGGCAATGGCTACAAAATATTAAAGGATTCTACAtcaatatttatgatatattatagataataaaatgaaaatatatatatagagagagagaacaaattcttttttgaaaaatgcatgTGAAGAAAATGAGTACCAAATAAGGGGCAGATGGATCTAGCAACATCCTGAAGAAAGAAGGGGGCCGGCGAGAAACCATTGATTTTGTTAGAATGAGAGATATTGATGGCAATTTTACATCACCTATGTATGTGCCATTCAAAACTATACTACTAAAGTCTGTAATAACATccgtaactttttttttttttttttagttttgttaatgacagcccaatattaattaatttgaatttttttaagcaGGTAACAACATCCGTAACTGTTCCCCTGTCAAAACATTAATGTCACGTCATGATTTATTTTCTTACCAACCCCTTCTCTTTTGTCGCGTAGAATCTATCACCTACGATAGATTTTGAATTTCAcgttcaattaattaaaataaaatgtatgtgatgtataaacatatatcattaatattcaaaataaaaatacatttaattataaatatggtAAGGAAAAaaagacatttattttaatatgtgTAATACCAACGAATGTCGGGAGGTTTAACATACATTAGCTTAACTGGATCCGTAATATATTGCTCCCTCAAAAATAAAttctttaaatataaatatactactATTATAAAGTATTTAGTTTATTCCTTTTTTCAATTAACTTGTTGATAACCCAAAATACCTCTcgtttttattcatttttaaaagttctctacttaaaatacatataatgtccatttgaaaaaattttaatacccttaataaacttaatttataacatctatctttaactctaaaataactacacatTGTGCAGACATATGACTAGTTAAAAAAAAGACATAcgaatattacaaaaaaaaagtgatagATTTTCAGTTTAAACTGAACAAAAGTTAGCTTggttatgttatttttaatagGTGGTTTTCTTCACACTAAGTATCGGAGAGGGCTTTCTGACATAAACTCGGTTAATAGGTATATGATGGAACGAAAAAGGAAGAGTGATATAATGAATAGAATTAACTCATTAAGGTTGTTTTGCATATGATGGAACGAAACGGTTGTTTGGTGTATGATGGAACGGAAAGGGAAGACTAGGAATaagaaattttgtttgtttgtttgcatTAGAGAATGCGAATGAGAATGAAAATATGAGAATAATTTataatctttacatttttaataaattaaagagAATGAGTGATATAATGATGAAAAAAATTAACTCATTAAGTAATTCAGGTTTTTGTGTGAGTTTTAGTATGTTTTAATAGAGGTTTAAGCGTGTGTTTATGTGTAAGGAGACACTTATTAGTGTGTGTTACAAAACACATGTGTGAAGGGGTTTATTTACCTATTAcagtatttatattttaaccCTTTCATACTTACAAAAGTTACAATTCTAACCTTTTCATACTTGCAAAAGTTACAATTATAGTCCAAAATACAAATcaataatattacatttataattCTACAAGTGAGAATAAAAAATAGGTTTGTTTTGATGGTCTCAtatgtattaattttaattattaataaaattttgtatttttcttttattcattcactaatgatatataaaaaaaaattctattttattaaaaatatttttttaatttactacttttaactagttaatcaacccgggttcaaccctgACGTTTtaattaaaagcaaaaaaatatctaaaaaaatttatatatgtaatttttgttattgatgtgTTATGACTCGGTATGGAGTTACGAAATGGACTAACATAaaataatgatttatatataagtacctattgtattaacaaaacataaaattaaagacatttccttatattatataaaaaataattttttatgtatccaacaaaaaaataataattcgaAATAAGCATTTATGGGCTATTTACCTTTAAAAGTATTAGTTGTGACATCATaagcaaaataaaagtttttgaataaaaaatgtaaacatgtcacattatatatttttctaaaaacaaataaaaggacaattcttctttattatatataaagactaGTGCTCAAGTCCGTCCATTGAACGGGTAGtcccaaaatatataaattttataataattgtaaaaCAAAATGTCTATGACCAATATTACAACTAAATGAATacaaaagctaaagaagaaacttATGAAAagtaactccatataaatattaattccagtttacttttttttttcaactttagttaaataaaaagagaaacaaaaagtgtataaccaatatcacaacttaatgaacacgaaagctaaaaaagaaatatatgaaaattaactccatataactattgattccagtttaccttttttttaacattagttAAATGAAAATAGGATCAAAAAGTGTAgcgtatataatttgaaaaatacatacaatttatcaacaaagaccatctcgaactttttgattttcttcaggttgttccactccgaaacagttcatacatgcacaacatggagtcgtagatgatggttaagatgtgttggcttaagatcttcaagacgAATTAATGTGGtcttatattttgttgttgaagaataaGCCATAACGAaactataatggacaacaaactaaattaaaagagataataataacaataacataaaaattcaatgttaaataataataataataataatagttaaatatggaaaaagtatataaataaaacaaccttTTTGGAAGTCGatcgtagtttttttttattttgccgtaggtttttttcttagggttgagaatatgtgaggatTTTTTCTAAGTggtatatagatagataataataatactgatttttttataagattttttttattaaaggtcggccattttttattaaataaatattaaaaaatggagaattaataaggagggagtattaggctaaaagaGGGGAATtaagggtgccaagtgtaccccaacttcttcttttagttatattactaGTGTTTAGACCCGTCCATGGACGattagtctcaaaatatattaatcaaaggtAAAAACTTGGAATTCAAGTTTATTAGATCGATACTAAATAAATCTgaaatatctaaaaataaaacataaaatcttTGACTCTCTATGAAGAGACATATTACGAATATTACTTAACATCACACCATCCTTAACTATAAAACCATGATAAAAGAACTCAAGATATGTCAAGTAATGAATAATGATATGTTCTGACATAAAACACTTTtgacatacaataaacatccatAAAAAGCAGTTGcttgattaaaaaagaaaagatgcaCAATTTAgacaatttaaaaattcatacaATAACAGTATAATTTGAACAACCATCAATATGACAAATATCATAATTTAATCAGAACGAAAttaaagaataaacatatgaaaattaactccatataaatattgatttcagtttacccacttttttcaactttagttaaattagttatattataaaaaaacaatacataaatCAAGTCATAGTTTAAAATATTCAATACGTATCAAGATTGTAATATAACTTTGTTAACGtatgtgatttttaatttaattatagatTTTGTACATAGGAGTAGTTAACCGAGCCTTCTGAATCACTCTTCAAATCTAAAGCTATGCTaaaaatttgccacataggattaatcctatgtgacatctccatacttttttaacaatattttattttttcttattatatttaaataaattatatatatatatatataaaaatctaatttcatcacattacttatattaatattataatattaaaacttGAAAGTATTGATTCATCATATCTACGTTAATTTAGCAAAATATTTCAAACTCTTAATATATAGTATTAAGTCTTTATATTGTAggtttttaataattaagaaaatgatattaCTTACCCAAAAATCACACGAATGTCCATtttctataataccttataaagcaaactggattcctcccttaacttaattaagaacctgataagataaaaatgcccttaaataatcttccatgctaagcaccctctcacgtgatataccaattatgcccttcaaccatttcgtctctagcaaagtaaaaccctatcaacgccaccaccagattgtcttccccaccatcgccgcattgtgcgggtactatgctcgtatatatatacagatacaAAGTTTTCGAGCTTATTTTTCCCTCTCATAATTTTTCATCTGCTCAACGCATTAATTTGATATACATCTGTAAGTTCTTATGTTGgttaattatctatatttatttattcgaatttatttgattatatgtatttgtagtttttaagttttattcATTTCATGAATTGAAAAAAATCTTAGTATATTGATATAAATTGGTTTATGATACAAATTCATTTTATTGGTGATGTGCCTATTCTATGTTTTCTGATAATTCCTCTCTTCCATATGATCAGAACATAAACGtctcaaaaaaaaagaagaattctttatatatgtttgaatcCAAAAATGAGTATTCGTTTGTTAACTTCCCATTTTTAAATTACTAAGATGCATTTTATATTTCGTATTTGACATCAATAacactaaaacaaaaagttaacaCTTAGTAATGTCTACATAAGAATTGCAACTTAATACTTTAATCAACTTCTAAAAAAAATTGCGCATCGCGCGGGAAAaagacttagttatatatatatatatatatatatattaaaaacaaagtctcATAATCCGGaaatttatgtaactttttcaaacctcattatttatttaaattttttaaaattattttacacCAAAAGCTTTGATCTCTTACAATTTTACACTAAGGATTTCATTTAAACTGTATGGGTATCATTTTCACACAAAAGTaatttttacccttttttaaaaaatggttaaatttttttcactgtaaatttatttaactttttttaacgttttttatttttattttcttttaaaatcattttatacGAAAATATTTAATCTCTTACAATTTTATAGTAAAGATTTCATTTTAAACTGTACAggtttcactttcacacaaaagttttaatattccTTTTTTCACATGGGCATGCCACCttcatttatttttaccatttgttttttttttaaccaccaGATGAATACTACATGTTCTCCTTAAAAAAATTGTGTCTTTTAACTCCCGTCTCATGAACCCATAATTATTTGTAAAACATAAACTCATCGTATAATATTAAGAGAATTGATGCtaacaacccttagggctgccTCCAAGAggcttttttaatatttattttattttagataattgtAGATCCTAATCCCATAAATCAGTTACTTACGTTTCAAAGGAGGTCAAATGAATTCCTTATTTTTACCCAAATATATACAGctcattttatatttacaattcaacacccattttatatttacaaaacaACACCCATTTTATATTTCGATCTCCTTTGAAACAAAACTATGTCGTCTTCATGAAGTTTGTTCACATTAAAAACTAACAATTCTCGATTTCAAGGCAAAGGTACCGTCCATTTCACAGTGttctttttatatacacatGATGATATATGATACTCCgtatttattatttcatttccaTGCATATCTCTATCCATATCTAAATATGAATTGGTATTTGCTGCTTGTTTTTTGCTTTTCAATTCGTACATGTTTATTGAAGAACATATGAAAAGTGTGATTCCCTAGTTTTATTATagatgtttatgtttatgtttatgtttatattacaTCAAATACTAACGTATTTTAACACTCTTCATAATATTTTTGAGACATAAGCAGAAAGTATGTTAGATTTGAATAACCTTCCAGAAGAGGAGAATGACGAAGTTGTTACCCAATATGAACAATATAATGCAATTGGACAAAGCAAAACACAAAATTACGAACCTTTCGTTGGCCAAATCTTTTGCACTTTTCAAGAGGCATATGTTTTCTACCAAAACTACGCTAAACAAACTGGTTTTACAGTTCATAAAGATCGATCAGATAAAAGAAATGACAAGACAGTCAAGCGTGATATCTGTTGTCATCGGCAAGGGAAGAAACgattaaaagtaattgatgtttcCAAACGTCAAAGAAACACACCGTCGATAAAATGTGAGTGCAATGCTCATATTCGTGTTACTTTGAAAAAAAGTTGTGATATATTCCCCGAAGAATGGCACGTCACAAAGTTCGTGAATGATCACAATCATGTTTTACTATCAAGTGAGGAAATGCGTTTTCTTCCTTGTAACCGCATTATCACTCaagaggatgaagaacaaattctatTTTATAAAGAGGCTGGACTTGATGTTCGACAGATAATTCGAGTCATGGAGcttcaaaaacaagttcaaCATGAAGATCTTCCATTCATAGATAGAGACATTCGAAACTTATTTACTAAAGTGAGAAAGTCCCTTGGTTCAAGTGATGCAAAAGATCTTATAGATTATATGGAATCTTCAAAGCAAAAAGATATCAAGTTTCATTATGCATACACAGTAGATGATGAAAGGAGATTGGAAAACATATTTTGGTGTTATCCTCAAAGTTTCGAATGGTATGAAAGGTATGGTGATGTGGTTGTCTTTGATACGACATATAAGGTCAATGCATATGACATGCCTTATGCACTTTTTGTTGGCATCAATAATCATGGAAATACCATATTATTTGGAACTGCCCTTCTTCGTAATGAGACTGTAAAAACTTTTAGGTGGTTAATGAAGgtatgatttttaaattattttaattttttattaatttgttctTATTGCTAAACTCATCTCCACTTTGACATGCGGACTTTTATAACcatcatgagaaaaccatccaAAACAATGATAACAGATCAAGACCCATGGATGTCGGAAACAATTGCTATTGAAATGCCAACTACAAAACATAGCTTTTGTATATGGCATATCACTTCAAAATTTAGTTGTTGGTTTAATGCTCTTCTCCGTACTAACTATCAAAATTGGTGTTGTGATTTTTATACACTTTATAGGATGACTTCTATTGAAGAGTTTGAACATAATTGGCCATTAATAGTTTCAAGgtataatttgaaaaacaataatCATGTGCAAGGTTTGTACGAAATTAGAAAGTCTTGGGCACCTGCTTATCTTCGAAGCTATTTTTTTGGGGGAATGAAATCCACTAGTAGATCTGAGAGTATAAATGCATTCATCAAAAGATTTGTTTTTGCTCATACAAGTTTGAGAGATTTTGTTAAGCAGGTATCAGTTTAACAAATTAGATTATCCTAATACATATATGTCTTCATATTTATGCGCAAACTCTCTTATTTTGTAGGTTGATCTAGCGGTTGAAGAAATCCGAAGTGTAGAGATACGTGCTAATATGTCAAAAACACTTCAACATCCTTCATTAGAGACTAAATCACCATTGGAAGAACAAGCTTACAAAGTTCTTACTTTATTTGCTTTCAAAAAGTTTCAAGACGAGTTTGAAAGAGCAACTCAATATTTGGTTGTGCGTGTTGAAGGTAATGAGTTTATCATACGGTATTTTGAAGAAGGAAATCATAAATGTCACAACGTGTTTTGGGATGGATATATTGCTTCATGTAGTTGCAAGAACTTTAAGTTTTGGGGAATACTTTGTCGTCATATTTTTCGGGCACTCCTCCACAAAGATTGTTTTATCATACCACCAGCTTACTTGCCTTTACGTTGGTGTTCAGATTCTTTACAGAGTCGTCATGTGATTCAAAACATATCAATCGGTGAGTCTTTAACCGTTGAGGCACCTATATGTGTAGACAGTGAACTGGAGGTAGGAAACAACATTCTATGTCCGCCAAAATCGGTCACAAAAGGTCGTCCAAGAAAACAACGTCTCAAAGGTGGGAAAGAGCTCGGGGAGaagaaacaaaacaaatgtTCTATGTGCAATGAAATTGGACACACAAAACCAACTTGTGGTAAACACAACAAGGAAAATATTGTTGGCATGGAAAATATAGCTTTCGACATATTgccaaagaagaaaaagaaagatttgGCTCATAATGTTGGACTAAATCCAGTGTTTACTTTAAAGCACTAAACCATGAGGTTTAGAATCCCGCTCTTTGTTGATTTGCAAACGTTCAGAGTTTaagttgtttctttttcttagtTTCGTATCTCATGTTCGTCTGTACTTGAGTTTCTTGTTACTTAAAAACGTATTGATGAGTCAGACTCTTAATTCATGTTTTTCTTGATGCAATTGTCCCCAATCGCAGGACAACTTTTTAGTTTGACTTTGGTTCCCATGTCATTTGGTGATATATTGCATTTAAGTAATGAAATTTATGTGTGTTTACTAACATTAGGTACATCTCTAACTCTCATGGAAGAAtacatgttcaaaaagtaagtTACTATACCCTTATTTATTCCAACATATATTTCATTTCTAGTAATTATAATCATGGTGATTCATTCAAaccattttaaacaattattttgttatatattttagttgaatgtaaaaatataagtaGAACTAGCTGggatcagttttttttttttttttctttttgtaaatatCGAACTGAGTGGACatgtaaaaattaatataaaatgggtgttgttttgtaaatatataatgagtgttgatttgtaaatataaaatgagCTGTTTATATTTGGCTAAAAAAAAGGAATTTATTTAACCTCTTTTGAAAACGTAAATAGCTGATTTATGGGATTAGAATCTacaattatctaaaataaaataaatattaaaaaacctCTTGTTAGCATCAATTCcctaatattaaatatatttttattgtcatttttttctatcattgtttttaatattataccaATCTTTTAAGAACGTCGTTATCGGTATTAATATAGTTATCG
The sequence above is drawn from the Erigeron canadensis isolate Cc75 chromosome 4, C_canadensis_v1, whole genome shotgun sequence genome and encodes:
- the LOC122598640 gene encoding B3 domain-containing protein REM20-like, whose translation is MVSRRPPSFFRMLLDPSAPYLPLPSDFVCMHLKNKMPKGPIVFQCANGCHFWRLKIEKIGENYCFTDGWSNVVQDKHLGFGDFLVIWYANRSTFKMLVYSPNGCEKIMPQKEPVVPPTEHVVPPKEHQSGDDGNGDDCGGDVIEHFDDAGNGDDDDDDDDDYDESDDVGDGDPSFVAIMGKTHERTLRLPAHFSGLPGIDAMEGIVIVKNLQEKEWPMGLRLDRSFQSERYMLSSGWSKFYRTNNLSLGDKCVFKFIRSQGKILLAKVTKKKWSRRPPESSDEGETLMISDDVDVASEDEYVKVVKRPRLMPYHDSNFVYF
- the LOC122597415 gene encoding protein FAR1-RELATED SEQUENCE 11-like → MLDLNNLPEEENDEVVTQYEQYNAIGQSKTQNYEPFVGQIFCTFQEAYVFYQNYAKQTGFTVHKDRSDKRNDKTVKRDICCHRQGKKRLKVIDVSKRQRNTPSIKCECNAHIRVTLKKSCDIFPEEWHVTKFVNDHNHVLLSSEEMRFLPCNRIITQEDEEQILFYKEAGLDVRQIIRVMELQKQVQHEDLPFIDRDIRNLFTKVRKSLGSSDAKDLIDYMESSKQKDIKFHYAYTVDDERRLENIFWCYPQSFEWYERYGDVVVFDTTYKVNAYDMPYALFVGINNHGNTILFGTALLRNETVKTFRWLMKVDLAVEEIRSVEIRANMSKTLQHPSLETKSPLEEQAYKVLTLFAFKKFQDEFERATQYLVVRVEGNEFIIRYFEEGNHKCHNVFWDGYIASCSCKNFKFWGILCRHIFRALLHKDCFIIPPAYLPLRWCSDSLQSRHVIQNISIGESLTVEAPICVDSELEVGNNILCPPKSVTKGRPRKQRLKGGKELGEKKQNKCSMCNEIGHTKPTCGKHNKENIVGMENIAFDILPKKKKKDLAHNVGLNPVFTLKH